From Juglans regia cultivar Chandler chromosome 6, Walnut 2.0, whole genome shotgun sequence, the proteins below share one genomic window:
- the LOC108984953 gene encoding putative receptor protein kinase ZmPK1: MDSPVLFLLLSLSFSLPFSSSSLDTIHEGTSLSIEKSEDILISPDGVFSAGFYSVGDNAYCYTIWFNKQSRGKIQTVVWMANRDQPVNGRSSKLSLLKTGNLILTDAGKFTVWATNTQSLSPVHLSLYNTGNLVLQNMEGVTLWESFDFPTDTLLPQQLLTRNIRLVSSRSKTNYSSGFYKLFFDNDNLLHLLHDGLEVSSVYWPDPWLISWDAGRSTYNSSRIAVLDTFGNFSSSDDFTFMAADYGPNLHRRLRIDYDGDVRLYSWDKEGQTWFVSWQAIQRPCKIYENGSSSCYPKTMLLNGYRSPDFQGDLYLRLPERNLFSYANSVQDFTLVCSSKGTVQLDRKYKRSQENGIVKFFLWFACGVGGLEIICIFLVWCPLSRAQEASSVDKQGYLAAVTGFRRFTYAELKKATKDFNEEIGRGAGGIVYKGVLPDNRVVAIKRLNESNQGEGEFLAEVSIIGRINHINLIEMLGNCAEGKRRLLVYEYMEHGTLSQNLSSHALDWKKRFDIATGTAKGLAYLHEECLEWVLHCDVKPQNILLDSNYQPKVADFGLSKLQNRNLENASFSRIRGTRGYMAPEWVFNLPITSKVDVYSYGIVVLEMVTGKGPTEGVHAIDSGGETEPKRLVAWVREKKNEAAATASWLGEIVDPTLEGSYEKGKMETLITVALQCVEEDKDARPSMRQVAEMLLRQENDSHGDDHGINL; the protein is encoded by the exons ATGGATTCTCCAGTTTTGTTCCTTCTATTATCTTTGTCATTTTCTCTCCCATTCTCATCTTCAAGCCTGGACACCATTCATGAAGGCACATCTCTCTCAATTGAGAAATCGGAAGACATTCTGATATCACCTGATGGAGTTTTCTCTGCTGGCTTTTATTCCGTGGGTGATAATGCCTATTGCTATACCATATGGTTCAATAAGCAATCCCGTGGCAAGATCCAGACTGTAGTCTGGATGGCAAACCGTGATCAGCCCGTTAATGGAAGGAGCTCCAAGCTCTCTCTTCTCAAAACTGGTAATCTTATCTTAACCGACGCTGGAAAGTTCACAGTTTGGGCAACAAATACTCAGTCACTCTCTCCAGTACACTTATCTCTCTATAACACCGGTAATCTGGTCCTACAGAACATGGAAGGTGTTACTTTATGGGAAAGTTTTGATTTCCCAACAGACACCCTTCTTCCCCAACAACTACTCACTAGAAACATAAGGCTCGTCTCCTCCAGAAGCAAGACCAACTATTCCTCTGGTTTTTACAAGCTCTTTTTCGATAACGATAATCTCCTCCACCTTCTTCATGACGGTCTCGAGGTTTCCAGCGTATACTGGCCAGACCCGTGGCTCATAAGCTGGGATGCTGGAAGGTCCACGTACAACAGCAGTCGGATCGCAGTGCTTGATACATTCGGAAACTTCAGTTCTTCTGATGATTTTACTTTCATGGCAGCCGACTATGGGCCGAACCTTCACAGACGACTGAGAATTGATTATGATGGTGATGTTCGATTGTACAGTTGGGACAAGGAAGGGCAAACATGGTTTGTGTCTTGGCAAGCCATACAGAGACCTTGCAAGATTTATG AAAATGGTTCTTCAAGTTGCTACCCCAAGACGATGTTGCTTAATGGATATCGTTCCCCAGATTTCCAAGGTGACCTCTATTTAAGACTGCCTGAAAGAAATCTCTTCTCCTACGCAAATTCTGTACAAGATTTCACACTCGTTTGCTCAAGTAAAGGCACAGTGCAACTAGACAGAAAGTATAAGAGAAGCCAGGAAAATGGGATAGTAAAATTCTTCCTCTGGTTTGCATGTGGAGTGGGAGGACTTGAAATCATCTGTATCTTTTTGGTGTGGTGTCCTTTGAGTAGAGCCCAGGAAGCTTCTAGTGTAGACAAACAGGGCTATCTTGCTGCTGTCACTGGGTTCAGAAGATTTACCTATGCTGAGCTCAAGAAGGCAACAAAAGATTTTAATGAGGAGATTGGAAGAGGTGCAGGAGGAATTGTGTACAAAGGGGTATTGCCTGACAATCGAGTTGTAGCAATCAAGCGTCTCAATGAATCTAACCAAGGAGAAGGTGAATTTCTAGCTGAAGTAAGCATCATAGGGAGGATTAACCACATCAACTTAATTGAGATGCTGGGGAACTGCGCAGAGGGAAAGCGTAGGCTTTTGGTGTACGAGTACATGGAACATGGTACTTTATCCCAAAACCTCTCATCCCATGCACTTGATTGGAAGAAAAGGTTTGACATTGCCACAGGCACAGCAAAAGGCCTAGCTTATCTGCATGAAGAGTGCTTGGAGTGGGTTTTACACTGTGATGTAAAGCCACAAAACATACTCCTAGACTCTAACTATCAACCAAAGGTGGCAGATTTTGGGTTGTCTAAGTTACAAAATAGAAACCTCGAGAATGCAAGCTTCTCAAGAATAAGAGGAACCCGAGGGTACATGGCTCCAGAGTGGGTTTTCAATCTTCCTATCACCTCCAAAGTGGATGTTTATAGCTACGGAATTGTTGTATTGGAGATGGTGACGGGAAAGGGACCAACAGAGGGTGTCCATGCTATAGATAGTGGAGGGGAGACAGAACCGAAAAGGTTGGTTGCTTGggtgagggaaaaaaagaatgaagcCGCTGCAACGGCTTCTTGGCTTGGGGAGATCGTTGACCCAACACTGGAAGGTAGTTATGAAAAGGGTAAGATGGAAACTCTGATAACTGTTGCTTTGCAATGTGTAGAGGAAGACAAAGACGCAAGACCAAGCATGAGACAAGTAGCTGAGATGCTTTTACGCCAAGAAAATGATAGTCACGGTGATGATCATGGTATTAATCTCTAA